The Reichenbachiella carrageenanivorans region CAATCTCTGTGACTACCTGAGTTGCCAGGCTGTCTACACCAGCTTTGTATGAAATCTCATGTGAGAGTTGGACTTGCTCACGGATATAGGCTGAAGCATCCTGAGCGGCAGTTTTGGCAAGTGCAGCCAATGTGTATAGATCGCCTGTGGTCAGTTTCATGATAGGGCGCTAAGTACACGGTTTTTTATGGCTTCACTATAGTCGTGCATTTTCCAATGTCCAGGACTCCACCCATCCAAAAACCGGTAGAAATCCGCCCAGGCATAATCGTAAAGTTGGCTCCACTCCTGTTGAATTTCTTCAACATCCACTCTGGGATGATCCTGCTTCAAGCTCAACTTCAATTGCTCAAAATAATAAGATAAAAGCTCTGATTCATAGGTAGTTAAATCATCTTCATGTAAGCAACTGCTTAAGAAATAGGCCACGTCTTTCATGCCGCATCCATGGCCAATATATTGAAAATCTACGGCGGCTACTTGTGTGCCATCCTGACTGAAACAGAAGTTGGCCAGTTTGGCATCGCCATGTACCAGCGTCTGAAATTTGGCGGTATTTAGTACTTGGTCTATGGCCTGTGCGGCAGTCTGTAGCTCCTTGTCTTGCATGGCCACCAGCTCATCGGGTCTGGTATCCAAGTGCCAATATGTACCTATCCGCCACAGTTTATCACTCGTCACACCTAGGTATTTCGCATGAAAATGCGCCAACCAGTGCAAGCAAGCTCTCATTTCTGTAAGGGTTGCTTCCGTTTTCCGTAAAGGAAATCCCGAGGCGTTGAGATCTTCCATGATCATGAGCATTTCCTCGGCCTCATGGCTTAGGTGGTGTATCCTAGGCACTCGACATTCAGACGTACACTGCTGAGCCAGATCGGCATACCAGTCCATTTCTACCTGATAAGATTTGAGTTTTCTCTGATGAGAAATATCAGTATTCCATCCTCTGGGGTGATTGACTGCCTTCGGCAATTGCACGTGCTTCACTACTATGGATGCTGTATTTCCTCCTTCGAGATGACATCGCATGATTTGGCCATAGCCACTCCAAAGCGCTTGGATGGTTTCGATGCGCACCAGCTGTTTGGCGTCAGTGGCTTTTAGTATCGTCTGAGACAGAGATTCGGTCATTCTATCGATTGGCATGTATCCGATGAGTCGTCAATTCAAATTGAACTTTTGAGGGAATTTGGGTTTGATAGGCTTCGAAGTGATTACCAATACTTGGGCAAACACTCCAATTACGATCAAGATAATGATTTCGAAACGCGAAAAGGAATTGCTTAGCGCAATCACGTCGTTGGACTCAGCGATGAGATTTTGCCCCTCTTCAATCTGGATATCGGATAGCCCTTTCAGTAAGGCTACGAGTTCCTGATGTTTTGTTTCTATTGCTTTTAGTCGAGTAGCTGTTTGTGCTTCTTGATAATAAGCCGCTTCCATGTTCTCCAACTCAGTTAATTCTTTTTTGAAATCTTCAAATAGCCGAGTTTCTTTTTCGGTGTATTTAGTGGTTTGGTAGTGTGCCAGTAGCGAATCTATGGCTTGGTTCGTAGTTTGCCAATTTTCAGAAGCAGCGGAAATGTGGGTGCTGTCATATAAATAGAATCGTTTCTCATTGATCAAACTGGAGAGCTTAAAAATGTAGTTTTCAACCATCAGCCGATCTTTGTACACAGAGGCAAATGATTCTTGAAGTCTTGAAAAGTGATTTCTATCGATCAAATTGGTAAACAATACCAATAAAAAGACGATGGCTAAAGCCAAACCAGCCTTGAGTTTCTGTTGAATAGAATGTGTCCAATTCATGCGTTTTGTTGTTTTCGGAATCCAGCTTGCCAACCGTCCATGCATTGGTTCCCTTATATTGCAAAATAGACAATGAAGCGATCAATTACCTAAAACTCAGGATACGAACACAAACTTTTGGCGCTAATGGATACAGAGCCGCACGCATAAAAAGGCCTAATGCTGTCGTCTGACCACCGAAGGCTCGTCGGGGTTGATTTCGCAGGCTTGTATTTTTCGGAATCTATTTTCGATGTCTGCTGTGGCAAGTACAGAGGCATACCGGTCTTTTAGACTATTAATACTACCCTGATGCAGTTCGGGCGTCACGGTGGTGCAAGCGTCTTCTACTAGTGTAACCAAATAGCCCAAATCACAAGCATCTCTGATGGTGGTTTCCACACATTCGTTGGTATATACACCCGCCACGATCAGCTCATTCACTTTCAGGTTTTGCAACACGTAGTTTAGGTTGGTAGATGAAAATACACCACTAGCGGTTTTGTTGATCACAATCTCGTCGCCTTCGGGTGCCACTTCGGGCAAAAACTCCGCTTCCTTAGAACCTGGTGCAGCCAGCAGATTGAGTCGTTTGTGCCCATTGCCACGGTCTCTTCCATCCTGTGTCAGCGACTGGATTCTGGTATGAATCACCTCCATTTTCTTGTTGCGAAAAGTCTTGAGTAATTTTTGCACATTGGGGATCACACGTTCTTGAAGCGAATCAAAATAAAAATCCTGCTGTGCTTTGGGTATGCCCGAGGTTGTCACGTCTTTGAATACCCCATAGCCTCTCGCCGCATCCAAGTACTGAATGTCGATCACCAATAGCGCCACTTCATGATGTTCGAGGTGCTCAATACGCTCTTCGGTCTGGTCATCTACGATGTCGTGGTAAAACTCCTTGAGCGGATCCAACGAATCTGCGGGTATCAATGGTCTTTCTATATCAATCATTTTGACTTAATTCTATGAGTGTATTTAACATAAGATTAGCTCCTTGTTCGATGTGGTGCCAGTCTGTCCACTCGTGTGGTGAATGACTGATGCCGTTTTTGCTTGGTACAAATATCATCCCTATGGGGGCTATTTTAGCCATCATTTGGGCATCGTGTGCCGCGCCACTGGGCATTATCTTGTAGCGTTGATTCAGTTTTTTAGCTTGTTTTTCAATGCTTTTCTGGATGTGATCGTCACAGGCTACAGGCTCGATTACGCTCACTTCGGTGAAATCAAATTGCAGCCCTCTCCTTCTGGCTATGGCCGAAAGTGTTTTGCGGCAAGCCGTTTTCAATTCTTTCAAAACCTCTGGGTTCACATCACGGGCATCGATGCTAAATTCTACCTTGCCGGGTACAGTATTAGCCGATCCTGGATAGAGCGTAGCATTTCCTACTGTCAATCGAGAGGCTTCACTCCCATTTTCGTCTATGATTCGAGGAATCTCATGGGCAAAATCTGCCAACCCCATAAAGGCATCTTTGCGCAAATCCATTGGCGTAGTACCTGCATGATTGGCAGCTCCAGTGAGCTGCACTTGCCATTTGAACAATCCTGTAATGTCCGATACGATCCCTACCGAAAGATCTTCTACGTCCAACACAGGCCCTTGTTCGATATGAAGTTCTAGATAGCACTTCACCGTTTCGTTGGGTCTGGATGCGTCCAGTGCCTGATACGGATCGTGTCCCAAGTCTTTCAGTACGTCAACCAAGGCCTGTCCATCTAGGTCAATAGACTCTTCTAGTATGCCAGGGTTGAGCTGACCAGAAACTGCTCTGGAACCAAACATGCCACCAAACCGACCTTCTTCGTCGCTAAAGGCCAGCAGCTCCAGAGGAAACTTCGTGGTAAGCTTTTCTTCTTTGATTCTCGTCAGGCATTCCAATCCCACCAGTACTCCCAAAGCGCCATCGAGTGCACCTGCATTGGGCACGGTATCTATATGCGAACCGATGAGAATGGCGGGCTGCTTTTCGTTTTTGTCATCAGCTATACGACCAATAATATTCAACGCGCCATCCCAATGACAATCGATATTGCCCTGACATAATTGATTTTCTAACCAGGCTCGGGCTTCATACTCCTTTGGGGTGAAAGCCATGCGATAAATGCCTCCATCCTCTTGCTTGCCAATTTGAGCCAGCTCATTGATGTTTGCTTTTAATCTTTCGAAATTAATGGTCATATCCATGAATATATGGGGCGCTACTGGTACTTACAACAAGGCCGGTTCGTGGTTTTGAGTGATGAACTGGCCATGTAATACATGTAGTCCTAGCAGGTGATTGATCAAGGCATCTTTTCGCACGAGCGATACAGGATCTTTGTCGTTTCTATAGTCTTTCATAAACTGATCGAGACGTTTGATATCAAATAAGCCTGCCGCTCTGACCACATCTTCATTCATGTATTGATCTACAAGTGATTGTAGTGCTCTTTTTTTCTTCTCTTCGGTATGTGCAGGTGGCGACATAAAAGCGAATTTTTCACGCTCGTATAGCACCTGAGGCAGTATTTCTTTCATTGCTTCACGCAATACCCATTTTTCTGTATTGCCTTTGATGCGCAAATGTGGCGGGATATCTCTGGCCATTTCAGCCACATGATGATCCAAAAAGGCGGGTCTCGATTCCATTGAATTGGCCATATCTACACGGTCGCCACCCCAGTTGAGTATTTGACATTCGAGCATGGTTTTGCTCCAAGTGTATTGCGCCTTGTCTAGTGCATGACGGCCTTTGAGCTGACTGGCATCAAAGCTCTGAGCAATAGTTGCAATGGGGTCATAGCCTTTGATATCGTCCAAAATATCATTGTGCAAGAGCGGTCTGGCAATGTCTAGCGTATGCATCCATGGCTGTATCCACGACGGGGTGAAACCACAGATTTCATCCATCACAGGATGACTTAAATGCTCCTCGGACAAGATGGCTCCTTTAAACAGGCTGTTGGTTTTGTCCATTAGTTGGCGGTAGCTTTCTAGTTCTTCTTGGCTCGTGCCATTGGAGCTGTTGAGAGACTGATAGCCATACTTGAGCATGTCCCGTTTCAAAGCTGGGTAGCCACCAAAGAGTTCGTCGGAGCCTTCTCCAGTCACCACCACACGGTAGCCACATTCGTTGACTCGCTTGCTCATACGGTACTTGGCCACACCCAGTGTATTGTAAAAGGTGCGCTCGGCATGCCATAAGGTTTTGATGTAATTGTCGCCATATAACTCACTGGCAGACAGGTTGATTTGCTCCTGATCTGCCTGTACTCGATCAGCCATTTCTTTGGCGATCGGTGCTTCATCGTAGGCTTTGTTGTCGAAGCTGATCGTGAATGCTTTGACTGGCGACTGCTGCATAGAAGACGCCAAGCCCAACATAGAGCAACTATCTATTCCTCCAGACAAATAACACCCTACAGGCACATCTGCTTCCAAACGCAAGGCCACAGCTTCCAACAACTCCTCTTGTACTCGTTTGATATGGTAATCTGCTGATTGACCAAGATCTCGTTCGTTTTCCATAGGAAAATCCATATCCCAGTACTTTTGGTCTTGGATGTCGAGGCTGTCTCCATTGCGCTGAATAATAAGCATATGGCCTGGTCTGAGGGCGTGTATGTCTTTGTAGGCGGTAGTGCCTGGCACCATGGTATGCATCAGTTGGTGGAGCACGGCTTGGTTGTCAAACCCTCTAGGCACTTCTGGATGGGCAAATAATGCTTTGATTTCTGATCCCCAGAATACATTGCCATCATTGACATGATAAAACAAGGGTTTTACGCCAAAGCGGTCTCTAACCAATATCAATCGGTCTCTCTCTTCATCATACAAAGCAATAGCGAATTCGCCTCTGAGATGATCTACAAAGCTTAGTCCGTGTTTTTTGTAAAGCGGAAGCGCAATTTCGCTATCACTCTTAGAGCCAAATTCGAAACCTTCCAACCTGAGATTGGTACGAATGCGCTTATAGTCGTAAAACTCACCATTCACGGTCAGGACGTTCTTT contains the following coding sequences:
- a CDS encoding ecdysteroid 22-kinase family protein, whose amino-acid sequence is MPIDRMTESLSQTILKATDAKQLVRIETIQALWSGYGQIMRCHLEGGNTASIVVKHVQLPKAVNHPRGWNTDISHQRKLKSYQVEMDWYADLAQQCTSECRVPRIHHLSHEAEEMLMIMEDLNASGFPLRKTEATLTEMRACLHWLAHFHAKYLGVTSDKLWRIGTYWHLDTRPDELVAMQDKELQTAAQAIDQVLNTAKFQTLVHGDAKLANFCFSQDGTQVAAVDFQYIGHGCGMKDVAYFLSSCLHEDDLTTYESELLSYYFEQLKLSLKQDHPRVDVEEIQQEWSQLYDYAWADFYRFLDGWSPGHWKMHDYSEAIKNRVLSALS
- a CDS encoding MCP four helix bundle domain-containing protein, yielding MNWTHSIQQKLKAGLALAIVFLLVLFTNLIDRNHFSRLQESFASVYKDRLMVENYIFKLSSLINEKRFYLYDSTHISAASENWQTTNQAIDSLLAHYQTTKYTEKETRLFEDFKKELTELENMEAAYYQEAQTATRLKAIETKHQELVALLKGLSDIQIEEGQNLIAESNDVIALSNSFSRFEIIILIVIGVFAQVLVITSKPIKPKFPQKFNLN
- a CDS encoding cysteine hydrolase family protein codes for the protein MIDIERPLIPADSLDPLKEFYHDIVDDQTEERIEHLEHHEVALLVIDIQYLDAARGYGVFKDVTTSGIPKAQQDFYFDSLQERVIPNVQKLLKTFRNKKMEVIHTRIQSLTQDGRDRGNGHKRLNLLAAPGSKEAEFLPEVAPEGDEIVINKTASGVFSSTNLNYVLQNLKVNELIVAGVYTNECVETTIRDACDLGYLVTLVEDACTTVTPELHQGSINSLKDRYASVLATADIENRFRKIQACEINPDEPSVVRRQH
- a CDS encoding Zn-dependent hydrolase; translated protein: MTINFERLKANINELAQIGKQEDGGIYRMAFTPKEYEARAWLENQLCQGNIDCHWDGALNIIGRIADDKNEKQPAILIGSHIDTVPNAGALDGALGVLVGLECLTRIKEEKLTTKFPLELLAFSDEEGRFGGMFGSRAVSGQLNPGILEESIDLDGQALVDVLKDLGHDPYQALDASRPNETVKCYLELHIEQGPVLDVEDLSVGIVSDITGLFKWQVQLTGAANHAGTTPMDLRKDAFMGLADFAHEIPRIIDENGSEASRLTVGNATLYPGSANTVPGKVEFSIDARDVNPEVLKELKTACRKTLSAIARRRGLQFDFTEVSVIEPVACDDHIQKSIEKQAKKLNQRYKIMPSGAAHDAQMMAKIAPIGMIFVPSKNGISHSPHEWTDWHHIEQGANLMLNTLIELSQND
- the asnB gene encoding asparagine synthase (glutamine-hydrolyzing), translated to MCGITGYWKAGRLESAAEINLKNMASTLHHRGPDGYGFHQNDEKGLAMGHARLSIIDLDTGSQPLYSQDKKNVLTVNGEFYDYKRIRTNLRLEGFEFGSKSDSEIALPLYKKHGLSFVDHLRGEFAIALYDEERDRLILVRDRFGVKPLFYHVNDGNVFWGSEIKALFAHPEVPRGFDNQAVLHQLMHTMVPGTTAYKDIHALRPGHMLIIQRNGDSLDIQDQKYWDMDFPMENERDLGQSADYHIKRVQEELLEAVALRLEADVPVGCYLSGGIDSCSMLGLASSMQQSPVKAFTISFDNKAYDEAPIAKEMADRVQADQEQINLSASELYGDNYIKTLWHAERTFYNTLGVAKYRMSKRVNECGYRVVVTGEGSDELFGGYPALKRDMLKYGYQSLNSSNGTSQEELESYRQLMDKTNSLFKGAILSEEHLSHPVMDEICGFTPSWIQPWMHTLDIARPLLHNDILDDIKGYDPIATIAQSFDASQLKGRHALDKAQYTWSKTMLECQILNWGGDRVDMANSMESRPAFLDHHVAEMARDIPPHLRIKGNTEKWVLREAMKEILPQVLYEREKFAFMSPPAHTEEKKKRALQSLVDQYMNEDVVRAAGLFDIKRLDQFMKDYRNDKDPVSLVRKDALINHLLGLHVLHGQFITQNHEPALL